The Kordia sp. SMS9 DNA window TTAGTTGAATTTACGGGAATACCGTACTGAACTCTAGTTTGGTTTTAATAATTTGAATTTTATTAACCACAATTTTAAGAATCATGAAAAAACAAAAAATCACATCGTTACAACTCAACAAAAAAGCGATTTCAAAGTTTGAAGTAAAAACCATCACAGGTGGAGATGACACAAGATGGGCGTATGCAGGTACTTATTATTGCTGTATTCGTTATAAGTAGAATTGTTTATTCATAAAAAACTTATTTATAATGTATGTAAAAGCCGTTTCAAAATAATTGAAACGGCTTTTTTTTATACAGTCATTTTTATGTGTTTTCTAATCTTGAACATAGTTTCAAAAAACACAATATCTTCTCGCATTCTCATCTCAATTTTTTTGCTTGTTTTTGGTCTTTAAAACAAGCAAAATATTCTGTTTTTTGTCTAAAAAAACGAGCAAAGAGAAAAAAAGAACGTATAGGTTAAAAATGAGCACTCTGTAAAAAAAAAGAAAATGATATCGTACAAAAAGAGAGAGCAGAAGGTAGCCTTTTTATAAATATTTGCCTTGTTGCAATGAGAGATGGTTTTTGAATGCGCGCTTTAATAATTATTCAAATACTATATGTAATCATTCAATAAAGTAATAGGCAAAGATACTTTGCAAAATTTATAACCAAAATTATTAACCTTTAAAATTTTTTGTATGAAATTAACATTTTTAAGACAAGTGTTTCAAGTAAGAGTTATCGTCTGTGCTTCTATGCTACTCGGAGTTACATTCCTATTGTATGCATGTAGCGATGATAACTTGGAAAACCGAGATAACGATGCTAGCGAAAGCATTGAAATCGAAACTGAAGGATCATTAAAATTAATGGTCGACGGGCAATTTGATAAGAATATTGCTGACATGAATGAAATTGAAAATGGAGTATATAAGTATGTCATTAAAGACAGTGAAGAAGATGTTGTTTACGCGTACACTGACGATAATGCTTTTAAACAATTTGATAATTATGATGTATTTAAATCAAAAATGCCAGAATTAAATAGAACTTCTTTTAAAAGTTTACCAAACTATGATGAAAGTGAAATTTTAGTCAATATTGAAAGTAACAGACGTAATGCCATAAGTAATACGCCAACAAAAGCTAGTACCTCAAATGATATTGCTCATATTGCGAATTATGATTGGCCATTACATGAAAATACTTTAGTAGCTCATTTTGATTTTACCAATTCTTGGTATGACACCCATTATGTGGTTGAATTAAGTCAAAATTTACCTCAGGCAAACAGTACTCTTACACATTATCATTATACTGATATGGATAATGTTTTTAATAGTACTTGGAACGGATATATAAGATATGGATTTGCAAATGCAGATCATACCATAGTAAAAAGTACTCGTAATACCGTTTTTAACCTTCTCTTATTCTCAGGTAACGACTACACAGGAACATATTACTGGTACACAATTCAACCATACTCAGGTATTGAAGTTCCAAATAATAATTACGGATCAATTTATCTTTTTTAATTATCAATAAAATTTTGAAAACATGAAAATAGTAAAACAAATAACAGTCGCATTAGTATTATTAGTATCATTTAACACCCACGCAACTACTGCGTGTATTGAAGATACCGAAGACATTAAAAATAGGTTAATTACTGAAATGGCTGAAGATGACGCTGTGGCATCGCTATACGTAAACTTAGCATTTGTCTCATTTATCGAATCCGCTAAAAAAGAATTTGATATAAGTGGAGAAGAATTTGAAATTAATTACGAAAAGCTTCAAACAGGATTAAATACAGACTTAGAAATCATTAGAAATAAATATCCTGAATTTTATGACTTAAGCGAAGAAGATAAAAAAGACGTTACAAAAGGACTCAGAAGTAGATCAAAAAAAATCAAGGATACAGTAAATTGTGTAATAGCTGGCACAGTCGGAATTGGAACTGCCTGTGGTTTAACATTTGCACAACGTGCTTTAAAAAAATATGGGGCATGTATGCTTGCAGGTGGATTATTTGAAATAGCTGAAGTAATATTATCGGAAGGAAGTGCTTCTGGTTTGATACCAGAACAAATGTCTGGCATAAATACAATGTGTTTGAGATTCGCTTTGCGCCTAGATAGAGTAACAGCAGAAACAATAGGCAGTTGTATAGTTATTGGATTATTAGCAGAAATTTCAGCCTGTGGGACAATCTATTTCCTTTCCTAATAACTACTATGTTCAAAAATTACATCACAAATCAAAATAGTTTTTAATTTTTAGACAATTATTATATAAAATACTTCATTTAATTTATTAAAATTCAATTAAGTAAAACAGTCTATATTAATTACGTTATTAATTTGTTTCAAATAAAAAAACTCCCAAAGAAGTTTATATACATTCTTTGGGAGTTCTTATTTTATAATAAGTTAACGTATACCTATTTAGGCATAAAAGTTTACGAAAACTTATCCTGAGCCTGATACTTTCTAATGAGTTCCCCTGGATTGAGTCCAAAGCGTTTTACAAATACTTTATTGAAGTACGAACGACTATTTAATCCTACTGCATATAAAATTTCATTGATGCTGTTGTAGTTATTTTTAACAATCAACTCATACGCCTTTTGCAATCGAATTTCCAAAATTACTTTGACAGGTGTCATGCCTGATTTTTGCTGTACTATTTGTGCAAACTGTTTGTGACTGTAACCACATTCTTGGGCAAGTTGATGAATGGTAAATTCTTTATTTGTGAGATTCTCTAAGATAATTGTATTAATTTTTTCCATAAACTCCGCATACGCACCATTGAACGTAATGGACTCATTTTCTATGCTTTGTAATTGTCTTTTGTAGATATCTTTTTCTAAATGAAAATTGATTCGCGTGATCAGTTCCGCACTATCAAAAGGTTTGATGAGATAGTCGTACACGCCGTATTTTTCTTTTTGATGCTCCAAATAGTCTTCTGGAGAAGCAGTGATGATAATGAATGGCGTAGCTTCATAATTTCCAAGTTTGTCTAATTCCAATTTCAGTTTGTGTCCGTCCATTAACGGCATTCGCAAGTCTGATAGAATTAAGTCGTATTGTTTCTTTTTGGCAAAGGCAAGTGCTTGTGCGCCATCAAAAGCTACTGTACATGATAAAAATGGTTCTAATAAGTCTTTTAAGTAGCCAATCATTTCAATATTGTCATCTACAATCAAGATTTCAGGCAAGTTGGTTTCGTTATCAGTCGTAACTATTTCTAATTGAGATATATTTTGAAAATCCTGTGTTTTTTCATCAATATATAAAAGTGGATTTTCCATTGCCAATGGCAATTGAATGGTAAATACACTTCCGACATTCTTTTCACTATCCAGCGTAATGGTTCCTTTTAATTTCTTTATGAGTTCATACACGAGTGACAAACCGATGCCAAAACCTCCATTGGTAAGATTGTTTTTTGTTTGATAAAAACGATCGAATATCAGTTGTTGCTCCTCTTTGTCAATTCCGATGCCTTCATCTTTAATAATAATATTCAAGCCGCTTTTATCAATAAATGTATGCACATAAATTCCATACGTTGGACTTGTATATTTGAGCGCATTGGACATGATGTTATTGATGATTTTGCGCAAATCATCATACGGAAATGTAATATTCTGATTGGATTTTATATTCGATTTGTAATAGATATGTACGCCTTTGATCTCCGCGACTCCTTGAAACGCATGTACCTGTTCACGAAGAAAAGCTTCCATTTTTTCAACCGTTTGTTTGCTTTCCGTTGGTTTTTTATCCAGTTTTAGAAGCGTTAAAAAGTTATTAAGCATTTGAATGACTTGTCCATTATTTCGGATTGTTAAATCGGCATATTTTTTTATTTTCCCATAATCCATGGTATTGGTAATCATGCTTAAATATCCTGTAGTGATCGTGATGGGCGTTCGGATTTCGTGTGATAGATTCTCTATAAAATTATTTTTAATTGCTGCAATCTCTTTCATTTTTTCGTTTTCATATTGCAGCTTCAATCGATTCTTTTTACGCTTGTAGAGGATGATAAGAAAAATAAGAAGCGATACCGCTACAGAGACGAAAAGTGTTGAGAGGATATAAAATTTCTTTTTTTGGTCTGCCATTAGTGCATTCATTCTGCTTTCTTCCTCTAATGCTTTGATTTTTTTGTCACGCTTCAATTTAAAATTAAGAATCGTAGCACTTACATTGAGATTAAAGCTTTTTACGGAATTTCTAACATCATTATATTTTTTAAAGCCACTCAAAGCTTCTTTGTAATTTCCTAAAGCTTCATTGACTAAATGCTCCATTTTGTGAAACTTTATCATCTCAAATTGTTCAACATACTGTAAAGCTGTGCTTGCTTTTGCCTTATTTATTAATTTCAATGCCTCTTTATAGTCATCCTCCTGACAAGCTATCATCGCTAAATAAAGATATTTGATGGCTTCATCTTCTGGTTGTGCAGCAGCTTTAATATTGTGTAGCTTTTCCAGAGAAGTACGCACAGCATCATAGTTGTTCATATTTAAGTAGCGTCTCATGAGTACTTTGTAGTACTTTCTCAATACCATTTTATCTGCTGCAAAGTCCTGTATGTTTAATGATCCTAAACGTTGAATTGCTTCTTTAGTCTTTCCTGTAAATCCATTGTATTGTGCGTTATTAATAAGGATTTGTGCTTTTAAGGATTTGGAGATCGGTTGCTCTAAATACTGGTTCATCAGTATGGCATCGGTTTCCTTTGACAAATTAAAATTTCTGATTTTCTTATAGATTTCTGCAAGTTTTAAATAGGTAACCACTTTTTGATCAGTGGCATTTACTTTTTCAAAATATGCCAACGCATCATATAATAATCGAATAGATTCAAAGTACTCTTTTTCAAATGTTTTTTCATTCCTAAGATGATACCTTGCATCTAGTGGAATTACAGTTTTTGTAGATAGTTCTTTGACTTTTAAGTAGTAATAATCTAAAGAATCCGTTTTCGTAGTAACATCGTTTGCAAATTCGGAGTTAGGTGTAAATTTATTTTTTGTGTACAAGAAATTTACAACCAGAAGGCACAAGAATAAAAGGCTTTTTTTCATAACCTCTAAAGTAAATTAAAATCTATTAAAATAGTTTATGGGTTTTCCACAAAATAAGTAAGGTTTTATAAGATGCTAAAAAGCATAAAATGAACAATTTTTAGTGTGACAAGAAATTCGCGTTTCAAAAACGATTAAGACTGCATTTTAAGAGGCTTTTTTTTGAATTTTTCGCTTTTTAATTAAATCTCCTGGTTTGAGTCCAAAGCGCTTGACAAATACTTTATTGAAGTATGAACGACTGTTTAATCCGACAGCGTATAATACTTCGCTAATGTTGTCATAATTATCTTTCACTATTAAATCATACGCCTTTCGAAGACGAATTTCTAAGATCATTTTTACAGGTGTTAAACCCGTTTTTTCTTGAACAATTTGTGTAAACTGTTTGTGTGAATATCCGCATTGTTCTGCCAAATCACTAATACTGAAATTATTGTTGTTAAGGTTTTCTTGTATGATATTATTTATTTTATTCATGAATTCGGCGTACGCACCTTTGTATTCAATTTTTTCTACTTCTGCATTTTGCAACTGTTCTTTGTATATATTTTGTTCAAGATGATAGTGTATTCGTGTCAATAATTCCGTTCCTTCAAAAGGTTTTATGAGGTAATCATGAATACCATATTCTTCCTTATGATGTGCAAGATAATCTTCTGCGGAAGCTGTTATGATGATAAATGGTGTGGTTTCGTAACCTTTGATTTTATTTAATGAAGTTTTTAGCTCAGATCCATCCATCAAGGGCATGCGTAAGTCTGATAGTATAATATCGTATTGTTTCTTTTTAGCAAATACTAATGCTTGTGCGCCATCAAACGCAAATGTACATTCTAATGATGGTTCTAATAGGTCTTTTAGATAGCCAATCATTTCAATATTATCATCTACAATTAAGATTTTAGGTAAGCTATTTGAGGTGTCAATCGTTGGAAGTTCAGGCTTGGATATACTTTGGAATACTTCTACATTTTCATCAATATATAAAAGCGGATTTTCGATGGTTAGCGGTAATTGAATCGTGAACACACTTCCTACATTTTTTTTACTGTCTAGTTGAATAGTTCCATTAAGTTTCGTTATTAATTCATGTACTAGCGATAAACCAATTCCAAAACCTCCATTCGTAAGATTGTTTTTGGTTTGGTAAAAACGATCGAAAATCAGCTTTTGTTCTTTTTTATCAATTCCGATGCCTTCATCTTTAATGATAATATTTAAACCATTTGTATCTATATATGTATGGACATAAATTCCATATTTAGGACTTGTGTATTTTACGGCGTTAGACACAATATTGTTAATGATTTTTCGCAAGTCTTCGTATTGAAACTCAATTTTTTGATTTGTTTTTATATTCGATTTATAATAGACATAGACACCTTTAATTTCAGCTACTCCTTGAAATGCTTCGACACTTTCCTTCAGAAAGCTACCCATTTCAACAACTGTTTTTTTACTTTCCGATGGATTTTTATCTAGTTTTAAAAGTGTTAAAAAATTATTTAACATTTCTATAATCTGCTTGTTGTTACGTACTGTTAAGTCTGCATATTTTACAATTCTTGAATAATCCATTGCATTGTTGGTAATCATTTGTAAATAGCCCGTCGTAATAGTAATTGGTGTTCGGATTTCGTGCGATAAATTTTCAATAAAATTGTTTTTGATTTCTGCAATTTCCTTCATTTTATCATTTTCATATTGCAATTTGAGCCGTTTCTTTTTACGCGTATGCAATATGATTAAGAAAATTAGAATCAGTACCGATGCAGAAACTAAAAAGGTTGAAAAAATATAGAATTTCTTTTTTTCGTCCATAATCAAAGCATTTATTTCACTTTTTGCTTCTAAATCTTTAATTTTTTTATCGTGATTTAACTTAAAGTTTAAAATGGAAGCGTTTAGATTTAGGCTAAAGTTTTTGAGATCATTTCTAACTGAATGATAATTATTTAACGATTGGAATGCTTTTCGATAATTCCCAAGCGCTTCATTTGCCTTATATTCAACTTTATAAAATTTTATTAAATCAAATTGTTCTACATACTTAAAAGCTGTGCTCCTTTTAGCACTATCAATATATTTTAAAGCTATAATAGGATTTCCTTCAATACTGAATTGTCCTGCATAATAAATATTTTTCATGACTTCATCCGCTGGAGAGAAAAGATTAGGTATCGCATACATTTTGTCAAGATATACTTTTGCAGAATCAAGTAATTTTAATTTTGTATATCGTTTATTCAATTCGTCATAGTAATATTTCAAAACATAAGGTTGGTCTGAAAAATCATTTACATTCAAACTTTTTAATAAACGGATAGCTTCTCTATTTTTACCTAAAGAAGCAATGTAAGATGCATGATTTATATGTATTTGATTTTTATGAAGTATTGAAATCGGTTTATGTAAGTAATGATTCATCAAAATAGAATCCATTTCTTTAGACAAGTCTTTGCTTTTTATTTTTTTGTAGAGTGCTGCTAATTTTAAGTAGACTTTAATTTCTTTATCTACGATACTGTTTTTTTTGAAATAGTCCAATGCATTGTACAAACAACGAATTGATTCAAGATACTTTTTTTCAAACATCATTTTTTCAAACAAATACAATTCTGCTTCACCAAGAATCTTCATATTTCCAGACTCTTGTTTTATTTTGTTGTAAAAATAATAAACAGAATCATATTGCTTCTTTTCATCATACTGATGCATTAAGAACAAGATTTCCAGCTCTTTGAAATTGATTCCTGTAGAATCATTTTCTGAGTTTAGATGTTCCCTTTTCAAGAAGTCTGAAATCATATTTTCTCTTTGAGATAAAGAGTCATTTGGTATTCCAGAAACGTCATGCAATGCTTTTTCGTGAAGTTCATATAATGACCTCTCGTTGATAGTAGCAAATAAGTTATTTAAACATAAAAAGCTATAAAACAATAAACTAAATAGTAAAGCTACTTTCTTTTTCATAGATAAATTAACGAAATATCTAGAAATATTCATTACGGTTTTTCCTTCAAAACTAGTACGGTTAAAAAAAAGACAACCAATGTAAAAAATGAGCAACTCTTAAAAATAATACAAACAATCATCGTAAAAAAAGAGAAAATAGAAACTGATTTTTTTATGAATCTTTGT harbors:
- a CDS encoding ATP-binding protein, encoding MYTKNKFTPNSEFANDVTTKTDSLDYYYLKVKELSTKTVIPLDARYHLRNEKTFEKEYFESIRLLYDALAYFEKVNATDQKVVTYLKLAEIYKKIRNFNLSKETDAILMNQYLEQPISKSLKAQILINNAQYNGFTGKTKEAIQRLGSLNIQDFAADKMVLRKYYKVLMRRYLNMNNYDAVRTSLEKLHNIKAAAQPEDEAIKYLYLAMIACQEDDYKEALKLINKAKASTALQYVEQFEMIKFHKMEHLVNEALGNYKEALSGFKKYNDVRNSVKSFNLNVSATILNFKLKRDKKIKALEEESRMNALMADQKKKFYILSTLFVSVAVSLLIFLIILYKRKKNRLKLQYENEKMKEIAAIKNNFIENLSHEIRTPITITTGYLSMITNTMDYGKIKKYADLTIRNNGQVIQMLNNFLTLLKLDKKPTESKQTVEKMEAFLREQVHAFQGVAEIKGVHIYYKSNIKSNQNITFPYDDLRKIINNIMSNALKYTSPTYGIYVHTFIDKSGLNIIIKDEGIGIDKEEQQLIFDRFYQTKNNLTNGGFGIGLSLVYELIKKLKGTITLDSEKNVGSVFTIQLPLAMENPLLYIDEKTQDFQNISQLEIVTTDNETNLPEILIVDDNIEMIGYLKDLLEPFLSCTVAFDGAQALAFAKKKQYDLILSDLRMPLMDGHKLKLELDKLGNYEATPFIIITASPEDYLEHQKEKYGVYDYLIKPFDSAELITRINFHLEKDIYKRQLQSIENESITFNGAYAEFMEKINTIILENLTNKEFTIHQLAQECGYSHKQFAQIVQQKSGMTPVKVILEIRLQKAYELIVKNNYNSINEILYAVGLNSRSYFNKVFVKRFGLNPGELIRKYQAQDKFS
- a CDS encoding hybrid sensor histidine kinase/response regulator, with translation MKKKVALLFSLLFYSFLCLNNLFATINERSLYELHEKALHDVSGIPNDSLSQRENMISDFLKREHLNSENDSTGINFKELEILFLMHQYDEKKQYDSVYYFYNKIKQESGNMKILGEAELYLFEKMMFEKKYLESIRCLYNALDYFKKNSIVDKEIKVYLKLAALYKKIKSKDLSKEMDSILMNHYLHKPISILHKNQIHINHASYIASLGKNREAIRLLKSLNVNDFSDQPYVLKYYYDELNKRYTKLKLLDSAKVYLDKMYAIPNLFSPADEVMKNIYYAGQFSIEGNPIIALKYIDSAKRSTAFKYVEQFDLIKFYKVEYKANEALGNYRKAFQSLNNYHSVRNDLKNFSLNLNASILNFKLNHDKKIKDLEAKSEINALIMDEKKKFYIFSTFLVSASVLILIFLIILHTRKKKRLKLQYENDKMKEIAEIKNNFIENLSHEIRTPITITTGYLQMITNNAMDYSRIVKYADLTVRNNKQIIEMLNNFLTLLKLDKNPSESKKTVVEMGSFLKESVEAFQGVAEIKGVYVYYKSNIKTNQKIEFQYEDLRKIINNIVSNAVKYTSPKYGIYVHTYIDTNGLNIIIKDEGIGIDKKEQKLIFDRFYQTKNNLTNGGFGIGLSLVHELITKLNGTIQLDSKKNVGSVFTIQLPLTIENPLLYIDENVEVFQSISKPELPTIDTSNSLPKILIVDDNIEMIGYLKDLLEPSLECTFAFDGAQALVFAKKKQYDIILSDLRMPLMDGSELKTSLNKIKGYETTPFIIITASAEDYLAHHKEEYGIHDYLIKPFEGTELLTRIHYHLEQNIYKEQLQNAEVEKIEYKGAYAEFMNKINNIIQENLNNNNFSISDLAEQCGYSHKQFTQIVQEKTGLTPVKMILEIRLRKAYDLIVKDNYDNISEVLYAVGLNSRSYFNKVFVKRFGLKPGDLIKKRKIQKKAS